In the Hirundo rustica isolate bHirRus1 chromosome 2, bHirRus1.pri.v3, whole genome shotgun sequence genome, AATGTTATGCTCAAgattttcttgctttcatttGAATAAGTATTTGAAATGAACATCACATTAGAAAACcatcaaaacagttttcaagaagtcttttctgcttttcagtcaTTTCTTTATTCACCAATACGATGAAAAAACTGCCACTGCAGCTACCTTGTAGAAGCTGAAGTGATATATTATTCTACAACTGTGAGTTTATCTTTTCTTCGTGTTAGAGCTGGGATTAACGCACAGGAGTTGCAGTTTCGTGTTCAGACtcagtgtttattaattcttatctatagtACAGTCTCACGAGTCCTGAGCTCTAACtaacaaggtagaaaatggagctgaattTTAACTccttccaaggtcttttaagcacTAACTGTCCAATGATGAGATGACACctgtattatttttacttttaacccaataaccaaccacccaaggcctgcaatgcctttttcacccaattagaaaaaaacacctgaaaccAAGGTGAAGAAGGACTTGGACAACGCCTTAAATCCTCCATATTTCCCCATATctattactatatactaaaaccTTAAATTCCAAGTTTTTCACtctgtgagatcacacaataCTATTGAAACtacacacccacaaccccagtgCCATCACTCAACTTCATGAgcctgttccacggcctcaAGTCAAATGCACTGCTCGCTTGAGGGTCAGTGTCttttagcacagaaagcctgaaatccTCACTTACCACAATTCCAACATACAACAAGATCCTCCTctgattatttttcctcctattcCTGATGATAACTCCTCGTTATCCTCAAAGGAGGTAGACTAGAATAAGAAATGGAAGTGAAGAGGGTGTGCCACAGGAACAGGAGAGCACTCCTTGTTGTGCCATCCATTTTAACTCAGTTTGAAGGTAAAGGTACCTCACAGGGATCAACTTGCAGTTTGGACCTAGaaagaacagtatttttttcattctaccACACAGTCTGATTGAAGCATGTACAAAAACTACACTAATTCCCAGAACTGAAAGTCAATGGCAGCTCATGAGGCCATGATGGGCAGCAGCTAATCTGTGGGACATGACTGCAGAACTACTGGAGTGGAGTGGAGAATAATGGTAAACTGATAATGTTTCCTTTCCCAATGGGTGGGAGAAATAATGACTTAGAGTATTTAGTTCAATAACGTAATGGCAGTTCAGCGAGAAAGAAACAAGATCAAAGTTTCTGTGGGTAGTGAGGCAAACAGCAATGCAGCAATTAATACCCCAATAACTGAAAGTGAACTGCTACATTTCATCCACAGGTAAGTAACAGGAACCCATAAACTGGCACCTTCTCACAagagaacaaaatgaaatttcaagtCTTCTGTTTAACCTTCTAtgtccagggagcagcagccagtctttcttccttcttccacaACTCCAGGCTGTGGAACCATAACTAGACAAATCAGTTAAGTTGGAAAAATCAGTAAATTTGTTGCTATCTAGGCACTTGGCAACCTCTGTTTTGCCTTCTCATTTAGTTATGGTCCTCTCACATCAGAAAGTGAGACAACACGTGGCCCTGCAAAAGTGTCTGCTGCTAAAGGATCTGAAGGTATTTGGATGAGAAAAATTGAACGCCATTAAATATACCCACACTAAGATGTCAAGTGCGTATTTTCAGTAGATTCTGGGTCACTACATCTTTTTGTTCAAAACCATTCCTGTCCTTCACACAGACAGATGTCTTCTCTACACTTCACACGGGTAAGCATCTCCTGTAAGCAGCTCAAAGCTTTGTTGCTTCTGGCCAACTTCATTCCAAAATGATTAAAATGTCTGACTGAAATAAACCTGATCTGCTGATGGAGCAGGAAGACAAACTATTTAAAAGATCCTTCTCTAGGTGAGTGAGCACCAagctttttatttccagaacTACTGAGAAGAAGGACacataaacctttttttttaatttatttttagaaaaaacacAATGTTTATCAATGTTGATAGGTCTTAATAAGTAAATTTTAGGCTCACAAAAACTGAAAAGGGATTTAAGAGTCTTGGTCAGCTAAAAGCTAGTTTGAGCTCCTCCTGCCATTTTATCCCAAACAAACActgacttatttttatttactctaTACTTCACATAGATATATCTGTTTATTCATGTAGGCAAGCAgtacatttcttttctttgtatttacaTAAATCAAATGTTTATGTAGGAATCACTTTTGCACTCTCAAACACACTTAAAAGCACTTTTATACTGAAAGCAAACGTagggaaaaaagagacaaatcAATTCCATAAGAAAACACTAACATTTGTGTAAAGCTTTGTTGCAAGCTAAGAAACATGTACAAGAAATTCTTAAATGAATTATCCTTGACATACATTCATATTTGAATGTACAGATATATTTACAGGTTTAATATCCAAATTCATTAATTGCTAAGTTTTAAGATGTTCCATGAAACGTCATGTTCCTGTAGAACTTTGTCAGGTGGCTGAAGCCCATTAATAAGATACCTACGGTAAAATCGCATGAAAATTTAAAGCAATTAGAATGAAAGCCAACAAAACTGGTCAGACCATTCCTTCCTGACAGAACTCATTATTATTCCAGATTTAGTCCTTTAGCTGTTATGAGTTGTAGTTTTCCATGTTTCCACAGATCCTTGAAATGTTTTGCTGCTTTCAAGAACCACAGCATGGGTCACAAGTGCTTTCAGAGGTGGATGCAACCATAGCTGATCATCCTAGGGGAATCCTTCACAAGTCCAAAAGCACTCCACGTGTTTGCTATTTCTACTGTTCAGTGGATGCCTGTGGAGTGAGGTTGGTTTGTTCTGGTCAGTCTTGCTGTAATTTGGAACTGTGGTACTGTTTCTGTCCCTTACACATGTATGATAAGCCTTCTGAATTCAACACTACTTTCTCTTAAGATTTTGGCTACAAAAGCCTGAGGATGTTAATCCCCACTCCCAAGTACTTCATCCACAACTGTTTACACAACGCCAAACACCAATGTCACCAGAAATACAAAGTCCAATTATGTTTCTGATCTGCAAAACAAGCTTTTCCACAACTGACCAGCCCAGTACTTGCTAAGCAGGAAAAGCCAGAAAGGATGAAGGCTCCGTGTGCATTAACCTTGGGTTTCCTCAATCTGTACCAGACAgatgcaatggaaaaaaaaaaaaaaaatctaaaaacaaaacagaatttttgtcTCCTGAATGCTCAAGCACAAGCATCTCTTCCCTGGCAGCTGGCCCAGGCAGCTACACAGATTGGATCACCAGCACCCACACACAGATCAACCATCCATACACAGTGAGCTGTTTGCTTTCAGGTGCCCACAACATACACCACCTTGGTTGGTTGGTCCACTCACTGAGTACAGGttattcaaaaaaatatttgtattgcCTGAAAGCAATAACATAACTAAATCCATAATTGAATATTGGTTTTGGAGAGGTAAGGAAAAGTTAAACACACTGAATGCACTTGAGACACACCCATTTGTCAGAGgagtaaaggaaaaatgtaaaggCACAACATACTTCTACGCTCCCATCATTAAGGCCATGTACTGGTGTGCAACAATGCTTCACAGGGCTAACCATACTCAGATCTAAGTCACAGTCCCAGAGGTGTTTCAAACAAGAGCTGTTTTCTCATGAAACTTCAGGCACTGCTGTTTATattatgctttttttgtttcctttttttttttttttttcttggcagaaTGCAGGTTGTTTATCCAGTTCCAAAGATGTGTTCTTCACCActctttttttagtttaattcTCCAGAAGTGTGCGCtgaactgaaaagagaaaaacaattcaAGATTAGCGCACTGAGTTAGTGTACAATGTAAGTTATACATTACTATGTAACAATTTATGCTGTTAACAACTTTCAGTAGGTGTTTGATATTGTGATAGATTTAGGTAAGCAGAGGCTTGATTCTGTGAAGCCAACAGGCTGCATAGCAAGGGACATTACATCCCAGATCTCTCGCTCAAATAACCACATCCTACTACATCAGGGAAGCTATCTATGCTTGCAGTGTAACCCAGCACTCAGTCCATGCTTGCAGCTCTTGCACATGCAAACAGGCTGCTCAAACAAAAAGTAAGCTTCTGACACTAAGTTCCTAGGTTCAGGAAGTCAAAGATAGGCTTACATAACATCTTAAAAACACAGACCTACTCTGCTATGCCATGTGACCAGGCCTAATGAGAGACTGCTTCTAACTGGAAGGTAGGTGTATATACATGTACATCTATTACCAGAAGCAGACCTAACATCTGCTGACTCCCAGAactcagagcaggagcagcaccatGATGCACCCAGTCTCTTAGCTCAACACATGATCATGCTTGTCTGCAAAATGTAACAGAGGTATGAAATTTGGGATGTAATATGACATCAGTATGTAGGCAGAAGTAACCATATTTGATAACATACCAAGTGTGACTTTCTGATTAAAATACGGTATGCATCATCTAATGCCTTTCACTTTAAGTTCTGGTAAATCTTGGCCAGAATTTTAGTATAACCCAACTACAGCTCATATTTTAACTGCCTTTGGTAGAGGACTTTGAATGATACTACTTGCTTCCCTAATGCACAGCTGAACTGAGGACAGCTGAGTCCCCTCAGTCCTTACAGCCAGtcacaagaaaatgttttgtacTTGAGAGTTTAATATATTTAACAGCTTATAGTGTTCATAAAGAAGATAATGAAACTGATAAAAGTTTATAACATACTGATGCAATACTTGAGAGAAATAAGgcatatttattgttttaattattaaaaaaaaccccagaaacagtTCTGCAGGTTTAAGATTAAACTCACAGAAGAATATACTGCAAATATATACTGCTTTGAGATTTTAATACTCAGTACTTCAAAACCAATGAAATTCAGCATGAGGTTAGTGCCTCTTCCTTTGTTGACGGTCACAAGGGCTAGAAGGCCAAATTTCACCAACACCATTTCCTCCAGTTCTATCCATGGATTCCTGGAGCTAATCACCTGCTCCATCAGCCATACCCCTTACACAACCATACATGGAAGTGTGTTCGTTGCTCTAAGAGAGATCCTTCTACAGCTCTCACCTTTGTAGAAAGGTTAATTATGTGATAGTTCTTTCATACAAGAATCATTCTCTGTTCAcaacaaagaatattttaactACAACATGCTAGTGAGTTCAATCCTCTTTGCCTCCAGTGTAGTTTCATCTCTGCCCAagtatcttaatttttttagtatGCATTATTGCAGTGTTCTGTATCAGTTTATAATTAGAAGACATTTCAGATTctaatcagaaaaaatatgcaCTAATAAACTTCCAACTGCAGTTACTTGTCACACTGGCAGAGCAGGCTTGTGTTTTCACAATTGTCTCTAATGACACTTTTGCAGCAAAAATTCAGTTCTTCACTTTCTCCAAGCTCCTACATTTCAACACATTCTCAAGGCAATAAACCAATCTGTTCAGTAAAATCTAGAGAAAAGTGACCATACTGTCAGAACTAAGTGCTTGATTCAGTTCTAAGTTTGTTGTCTTggtaaaatcatagaatcacagaatcatttatgttggaaaagacctttcagATCTTTTAACACCTATTTTAACTCTTACCCTAGgactgccaagtccaccactaaaccatgacCCTATGTGTCACATCTATGTATCTCTTAAATACTTCCATGCATGACAactcctctgctttcctgaggagtttctgagcagcctgttccaatgcttgacaacccttttcataaagaaatttttccaaatatccgATCTAAATTTCCTCTGGCAAAGTtggaggccatttcctcttgtcctatgaCTTGTTACCTAGGAGAAGTGACCGACAcacacctggctacaacctcctttcaggtggcTGTAGAGAGTGAAAAGATGATCCCTGAGccttcctttctccaggctaaacatcTCCAACTCCCCCAGTCACTCCTCGTAACAcgtgtgctccagacccttccccagatccattgcccttctctggacatgctgcAGCACCTAGGTGTCTTTCTTGAGGTGGGGGACACAGCtctcgaggtgtggcctcactgGAGCCAAGTACAAGGAGATAATCACAGACTTGGTcttgctggccacactattgctgatacaggccaggatggcACCAACCTTCTTGGCTACCTAGGCACACTGTTACCTCCTATTCGGCCAAAATTGGggggtttggaggttttttgcctttttttttccaaacaaaacagcACAATTCATCTTCTCCAGTATGTCAGATGTCAATAGTGCATTTAATAGGGTCCCCACCAAAGAACTGATATTCCGTCTAGATTCTTGTCTTACCAGGTGGCTCAGATTGTGCTCCTCTATGGCTTTCCATATTCACATTCTCTTcatctgctgggaaaaaagaaCAGATATTTAGCATTCAAATTCTCTTATATTTCAGGTTCTTGATAAATAGAGATAATTTGAGAGAAGAAATAGCAGTGAAGAAAATGGGCTACTGATAGTTGAGTTGCCCTGTTTTGTGTGCACATTAATTTTAGCATGCATGGCAGAgatgtttttccatttccaagCTTCTCAAATTACAAAACAGCCAGTGTCTGGCTGAATGACTGGTCTATTCCTCTCCTAAATACTCAGAAGACtgaaacagacaaaaccaaagCTTCTGGCCCTCTTATCACCCTCAGTAATCCCAAAGTTCTCTGATCCAAGTTATGTCTTCTTTAGGTGGAAAGGAAGCAAGCAATAGATAACTGCAGCAGAATCATTTGGGGATGAGCACTGGCTTAAGTTGCCATAAAACTAGTAAGTAGGCAAGTGAAGACACAAAGgcaaaatttacaaaattagaaactataaagtatttttcagcATGAAAAAGTCTCTAATCCCCAACCTCCACTTGATTCTactttgaaagtattttttgcaGTCTCTCCTGCTTATTTTTTAGCAAtaagtgcttttattttaagaaatgtaaATCTTTAAGTCCTACTAGTTTTGAAACTCTTATTTTTGGGCAAGGAATTCTTCAGTCTTAGATGACTAGTAGGAACATACTAGGAACACAGGAACATGTTACTCCCTCTGAACATAAATTCACTGGGTTATCACAACTTCCTTATGCATAGGATCAATTTATAGTCCacatataaatacaaaaatgcCTCTATTTTAGAcagtagaaaacaaaactaatttgGAATTCTTACCGCTTTGCTTGAAACAGAGTTTCTTCTTCTGATAAGCAATGAAACCAGATACGGCTGCAACTGCACTACCAGCCACAGCACTTATAATTCCAGCTATTGCTCCCGGAGAGGCTGAAAAAACAGAGACACTTGTGTACATTTTTCAGAACTGAAAGCCAAGTCAAAGTACTGTCTCAAAGTAAACCCTGTGAACACTTCCCAAATCCATTAAACTGAAATTACATGAACTTGCAATAATCAACTCTGTGCATAATGAAAAGTGAATAATCTCATTTTATTGATTTCTTAGCAATGCCCATTGTTAAGGGACTTAAGCATGCCCATTTTAAGTTCCACTAAGTAAAAAAGCAACCATTTCATAGCCATATCTATTTTGTATGCACACCATCACTGCACCAGCATCTCAGACCTTAACACTTAGCAATCATTTGTAACATAGAAATATTAAAGGACACTGGAAGCAGGGCTTAAAAGAAAGAACTCCAGACTGCACAAAAACTTTTTAATTGCAACCCACTCCCAATAGTGATCATTCTAGCAGAAGGTCAGTAAATAGaaaccccaagaaaacaagCTTCATACATCCAAACACCGTAATACACACAAATTCATGCATTTACCCTCCTCTTCTTGGCCAGTTTTTGGAGTTGGGCCCTTTCGTTCTGTAAAAATGAATGGAGAGTTTACATTTTATATGTCTAAAGAACACTTGTATCATAACTGACAAACCTTTTGTCAATTAATTATGCAAAATTGCAAACCATCTATTGTATCCATACAGTGCTAAACTGGCCCTGAAAgtttctgctttcaaagcatGGCTCAGAGCAGTGCCAACTCCAGCCTTGAGTGCTCAGCACTTCTCCAAAATGACCACATAATATCTGCGGAATCTGGTTCAATAAGCCTGTGCACCACCTCAGAGAACTCATATCACTTCAGAGTAACATTCAGCTGTATTTCCACAGAACTatcttttcctaaaatcccaCCCTCACCTACTAAATGCCTTTGCAATCCTCTTCACAAGCAAGCCAGAAGTTCTATAAATACTAACTCTATTTGTCACTGTGCAACTTGTACCACTGAGGCAGGAACCTGTGCAGATGAAATCACCACAGATGTTTCTTGCCCCTTCCAATTTTCAAGTATTGCCACAAAGGAACCTTGGGCAGGGAAAGCTACCCAAAAAAGTGGCATCAGTAATCCCTACCCAGGACAACTCTCCAGAGAAGTCAGTAACCATTAGCACATCCCAAACCCCATCAAGATCACTAAACTAACTCTGATCTGGAAATAGTAAAATTGCAGTAATGCACCAATTAGTTAGACATagtaaattataaaaaaaaaaaaaaaaaaaaaaagtttagcaAGTTATGAAATGGTTTCATACTGCTCAGAGTAGAATCATATGGTGGAGAAGGGACCTTAGGGACCTTAGCAATAACAGGGCTTCAAACCCtttgccacaggcagggacacctttcactaaaccaggttgctcagagctctaGCCAACCtagtcttgaacacttccagggatggagcattcACAACTCACCTCCTCACCTCTCACCTGCCTCACCACCACCACAGTAAAGAGGTGAAGACTAAGGATCACTTGGAAGTGTAAAGATTAGTTCATGCTGTGGGACAAAGGAGAACTTTGAGAACACAAGATGGACCCTCCTCTGGCCCACTCCCAGACTTTCTAACTACAAGAACTAAAAAAATCTAAGAGTATGTCATAGAAGATCAAAGATAACACTTGGATGACCTTCAAAACTACATTCATCATGAATTTTGAAGTACTGCATTCACATTTCAGTTTTAGAAGCCATCTTTCTTCACACTACAGTAAAAATCACTGCAAATTTTTGCTCTAGACCAGTTTTACCCCTTAAatatttggggcttttttctggCAGAGACAGAACTTCTGAACTCGAAAGTATGCTCTTAAGTTTCAGATACCAGAACCAAATGCATTACAAATTAGAGCATGTCTAATCAGCTTGTGAGCAAGCTTTAATCAAAAGCTCAGGTAGCCACAGAACCAATATGAAGCACAACCTGCTATCTTACCATTACTGCCACTGCCATCACTCCCTCCTCTTGGGAGATCGCCATCCCATAGATCTGAGTCATCAAATGTGTCTATAAAAGAATACAAATAACATTACCATGTTTCAAGTTCAGTGCATAAGACACACCAAGGTATATAGTAACACGGAATTCTTCTCAAGACCTTTCAACTGAatttgtggtggttttaggCTCAGCACTCGAGTCACAAcaattaatcttttaaaagccCTCACAATGTCAAGTCCCTTCAGCTCAGCACTACACAGTCTGACAGCAGCACTCCTTTCTCTAGACTTCCTGAACAACTGAGAGTAGTCAGTGTCCAAGAACAGGTAGCACAAATCAGGTTAAGCAAGCAAGGAGCCCTCTAAGCTGCTTAACTCTAACAGCCCAAATCTCACTGTcctgcaaaagcaaagaaagaacaTGAACAGAAAAGGACCATTTACTTTCAATGCTGCAGCTGTGAATGATTCTTCAGACTTCTGTCTCTAAGTCACAGAGTCCCTTCTCTGACTGACTGCAGGACACTGAAGTAGTCCCTCTCCGTTTTCACTGAGCCCTACCTCATGGAGTCTTCCTGTGCCCCTCATGGCACCTTCTCCTCATTCCTTCTGCTGccaaatgaatatttaatttacaCAAAGCAAATGTGTTTCAGGCAGAAAAACTAAAAGTATTGCATCAGAGGATGTTTCAGTTTGGTGCCAAAAGCGCTGTACTGAGGCAGGCAAGACTCAAATTCAAGCATCTGATGCAAATCAGACAGGTGAAAACAAGAAGTGACGCTTGCATTCCACAGCTCTTTACCACCATGTTTGTGAATAATGGCATCATCACACCGACATCCATCTGAATCTGTTTTGGTCTGGGTTAGGCAAAGACAGAGAGGACATCTAAAGCAGAACAGGCAGGGAAGGACATGCACTTTAAACCTACCtttcaaaacacaaataatTGTATTTCTTAATGAGGCCTtcaaatgaagggaaaaaaaaaaaaaaaaaacaaaccagcagtCTTTTAACTTGGAGCTTTACCTCTGATTTAGatcctttaagaataaagaTCATAGGCAGTTGCTACTTGCTTTTGAGCATGACTAGAAGGGATTCAGTTTGTAAAGAATAAGAATTCACCACTACATGGGTGCTTCACCACAGGCAGCCAAGAACAGCATTGCCCCAAGCATACACACACACTGTCTCACCCTGTCTCTTCCCCACACCATCCTGTTTTTAAGTGAAAGTGACTCAACAGGTTTGCTAAGAATTTTCAAGACTGGGGCAAAGCTTATTTGCAAGACAACTTTATCTCAATCTTTAGTGTTTGATGTAAGCCACATATGACACACATAGCAGGCAATTAACACGAATCAATTATTAGAAATGTAACTGAGACAGTAAAACCAACAGTTTGTGCTACAAGCCTTACCAGAGCCTTTAGGTTGATCTCGCTTGGGGTTATCTAATCACAGAAGAGAGatttagggaaagaaaaaaaataaaaaatattaagataaCAAAACCAGACTATAATACAGTAATGTTCAAAGGGACTAGGAGAGATTAACAAATACTTTTACTATTCAGAAATTCCTGTTAGATCAGTCTTACCAGTGTCTTTAGGGTTTGCAGGAGGATGTGGCTTGGA is a window encoding:
- the CD99 gene encoding CD99 antigen isoform X1, with the translated sequence MRRCTLLLLPVLLAVLVSVRGQDDFSLGDALLEESTKKPLATQKTPSSNLDDFDLIHALDPDDSKPHPPANPKDTDNPKRDQPKGSDTFDDSDLWDGDLPRGGSDGSGSNERKGPTPKTGQEEEASPGAIAGIISAVAGSAVAAVSGFIAYQKKKLCFKQSADEENVNMESHRGAQSEPPVQRTLLEN
- the CD99 gene encoding CD99 antigen isoform X2, yielding MRRCTLLLLPVLLAVLVSVRGQDDFSLGDALLEESTKKPLATQKTPSSNLDDFDLIHALDPDDSKPHPPANPKDTDNPKRDQPKGSDTFDDSDLWDGDLPRGGSDGSGSNERKGPTPKTGQEEEASPGAIAGIISAVAGSAVAAVSGFIAYQKKKLCFKQSDEENVNMESHRGAQSEPPVQRTLLEN